A single region of the Deefgea piscis genome encodes:
- a CDS encoding tyrosine recombinase XerC gives MKPIRRPTSAAQQHPETASHFAHFFRYLHGEKAASAHTHQAYQHDLQLLADSVGARDLASLSPLDVRGFVRQLASRGLSGRSIARTLSAWRAFYRLMCRDFHWSSNPVEGVKAPKHRPALPSAMNVDDVVGFLEHMPDEDQLASRDKAIFELAYSSGLRVSELVSLKLIDLDLLHGMATVTGKGNKTRLVPIGKMALEAIRRWLLIRTQLAHPNAQTVFVSNKGTPLTPRAVQLRLRQWQEKLGLTEPLYPHKLRHSCASHLLQSSSDLRAVQELLGHASIATTQVYTHLDFQHLSESYDKAHPRAKIADENTDVSDSELKES, from the coding sequence TTGAAACCGATTCGCCGTCCGACGAGCGCCGCGCAGCAACACCCCGAAACAGCATCGCATTTCGCGCATTTTTTTCGCTATTTACACGGCGAAAAAGCCGCCAGCGCCCATACGCATCAAGCCTACCAGCATGATTTACAGCTATTGGCCGATAGTGTTGGCGCGCGCGATTTAGCGTCGCTCAGCCCGCTAGACGTGCGCGGCTTTGTGCGGCAATTGGCCAGTCGCGGTTTATCGGGACGATCCATTGCCCGCACTTTATCGGCATGGCGGGCGTTTTATCGGCTGATGTGCCGCGACTTTCATTGGTCGAGCAATCCAGTTGAAGGCGTCAAAGCGCCCAAGCATCGCCCAGCCTTGCCATCGGCGATGAATGTCGATGATGTGGTGGGTTTTTTAGAGCATATGCCCGACGAAGACCAGCTGGCTTCACGCGACAAAGCTATTTTTGAACTCGCATATTCATCGGGACTGCGGGTCAGTGAACTGGTGTCACTCAAACTGATTGATCTCGATCTATTGCATGGCATGGCCACGGTGACCGGTAAAGGCAATAAAACGCGGCTGGTGCCAATCGGCAAAATGGCGCTCGAAGCGATTCGCCGCTGGCTATTGATTCGCACGCAATTGGCGCACCCCAATGCGCAGACCGTTTTTGTCAGCAATAAAGGCACGCCGCTCACGCCGCGCGCGGTGCAATTGCGACTACGGCAGTGGCAAGAAAAACTCGGCCTAACCGAGCCGCTCTACCCGCACAAACTACGCCACAGCTGCGCCAGCCATTTATTGCAATCGTCGAGTGATTTGCGCGCCGTGCAAGAATTACTCGGCCACGCCAGCATCGCCACCACGCAGGTTTACACGCATTTAGACTTCCAGCATTTATCTGAAAGCTACGACAAAGCCCACCCTAGAGCCAAGATAGCGGACGAAAATACCGACGTATCTGACTCTGAGCTAAAAGAATCATAG
- a CDS encoding DUF484 family protein: protein MQANEVVQWLQQNPAFFDEFADALAEIYVPHHHRGQAVSLAERQLLTLRDKNRLLEARLGELLQFGIENDHISDMLHQLTVDLMKAEDLPSIIGTLEYHLKARFAVPHLALRLWLPNIESNLLEFTPVEDSIHKLVDNLSSPYCGPYVTDDVLNWFALETGDLKSFAQCALRTGELPFGILVLASPDAERFYPEMGTLYLQRLAELVSAVIRRVVPAQAVLSQSDTVLDAEVEAELT, encoded by the coding sequence ATGCAAGCCAATGAAGTCGTACAGTGGTTACAACAAAACCCCGCTTTTTTTGATGAGTTTGCCGACGCTTTAGCCGAAATCTATGTGCCGCACCATCATCGCGGTCAGGCCGTTTCTTTGGCTGAGCGACAATTACTCACATTGCGCGATAAAAATCGCTTACTCGAAGCACGTCTGGGTGAATTGCTGCAATTTGGCATCGAAAACGATCATATCTCAGACATGCTGCACCAACTCACCGTCGATTTAATGAAAGCCGAAGACTTGCCAAGCATCATCGGTACTTTGGAGTACCACCTCAAAGCGCGCTTTGCGGTACCGCATTTGGCGCTGCGCTTATGGCTACCGAATATTGAATCCAATCTACTGGAATTTACCCCAGTCGAGGACAGCATTCACAAGCTGGTCGACAACCTAAGCAGCCCGTATTGTGGGCCGTACGTGACTGATGATGTATTAAATTGGTTTGCACTGGAAACGGGCGATCTAAAATCCTTTGCCCAATGCGCGCTGCGTACTGGCGAATTGCCGTTTGGGATTTTGGTGTTGGCCAGCCCTGATGCAGAGCGCTTTTATCCGGAAATGGGCACGCTGTACTTGCAACGTTTAGCCGAATTGGTTTCAGCCGTGATTCGCCGCGTGGTTCCGGCACAAGCCGTACTGAGCCAGAGCGACACCGTGCTCGACGCCGAAGTCGAGGCCGAACTGACTTGA